The sequence below is a genomic window from Ipomoea triloba cultivar NCNSP0323 chromosome 10, ASM357664v1.
ACCCTACCGCACGGGAACTTGggaactttatatatatatatatataaaaggccGGTCCTATCGTTTTATAGGCCCAGGgcaaaataaaaacaaggaCCTGTAATATATGAAGTTAAAAGATTGTATGgattaattgaaaaataattaaataatagttttcaatttttgtaaacatataattttttaattaaaaaaaacattttaaaatttccttggagtggcaaattattgtgtggaccatagcagaaaattacattttgaatatatcaaaagtacattatttgtgtactaaatatacattatacaaaataatatagttCCAGTACTCAAATCATGTACTTtctctgaatacaatgtacatgtACTAGCTTAATGCAGAGCTTACGAAAGAATTTTAcgtactaaaaatctcaagttactcCCTTGGTGAATTTGTCATAAATATAACTTGAAAAATTTAACATCTTCTATTTCAAAAGTTATGGTTTGATTACTCTTGATGTTTCAAAAAtttcaggttcctaacaagtcatactaaaattattgaaatgcttttagaattgaagaatcttgaaataagaGGTTAAGAAGTTAAAAATAACTAGTATTTAATTTGTGCCCAtgtgttgcacggaatggatttgttataatattttaagaatatttagattgaaatataattatataaattataacatcgaatattatatagtgcaattgatgaaattggttggatcgattatgttttttgatgttttctttgcttgaattagagcaaataattgcccaattaGTCAATTACTCGCGCGATGcacgaataaatttttttattatatatttagttaatgaaaataaatatgaaatcataaaaaaaaaattctaatattgaacgtgtacatttatttgattataaagttagtgcaaaagtattactcaattaattgaataatatatgtcttgtttgtctataattatcttaaaaagatcgatatgtaatatgacttatgtaattatattattactaaaataaatatggaaaaatgagaaataatttaattataattattataaaaataaattcaacgaccaatgtttagcttaattaccataataattattaggcaattattattagtcaattatactaatatatgtgcaattatacttttataccttaagtatattcattttcaccatatcgcatttagttttttcttcgtccttcatatttgaatgaattaattgtaattattatagaAATTCAACAACCTATGTTTAAAAAATTCAAGGAATTTTCTCATTTATTGCGCAGATTTTGTTTCTATTAttatcacaattataatggtttaattattctcataatttggtaaataaaattttgttatcaattaagctttattaatttttttaccaattaattaataatacgTACTATTAGTTTAGGCGGGAAAGTTGAAGATgagtattttacttttattaatagtactaGTTTTTcatgcgcattgcgcgaatgagataatatccaatgattattattaaataagtatttcaaagtatatccaatgcaaaattatataggagatgttcatgcatatgtaatagattgttgaatttgtttatttaaattgataattcaaagttaatgaatgcaagataatatatgagagattgattataattatcactaaaataaatgtttgcaattttgtagaAGTGTTAAtataaatacttagtctaaaaatgatagtataaatactttttcgtttgaatttctctaagcctttttaattctctttcgggtagcattgtcattgtctttatcttcaatatttattttttttaaaatttatttattgatatttggtaatgtgtcatgtgcagttgagttattgtagtagtatagagggcaacatcatgcaatgagattatgatataggaagTTGTGGAATTGTCTCGTTGTGCTTGTATATATGACTGgaatcttagttgtactataaatTCTTGATCTTGCAAAGCCTATTGATATTTGACCGTGGTAGTTTTGCCCCTACATGTTTTATATGCTATGAGAtgtgtcgtacattctcatgtgaaagtattgaacaaaatattaatatttattatatttgtagaagatttaatattaatattgccctacattgacatttttaataatgattttaaatcaatttgttggattatttgaatgtttttctttgttaacaaatcctctctaagtagttaatatgattggcttcaaactgtttttttttcccatgttattaacataatacttggtaaataaatatataacatttttttttgtataaatttgatatttaattacaagatagtgtaaaaagaaaacaatgaacaatgtagtgaatataattaattaataaatttgaaggtaagagATTTTTGCATGGTAGAAAATatagataatataactaatgaaattatatctctttttaaattttttgataatgattttttttttaataatggcATTGTAGGCATCgaattatatattaaagaaatgcatatgtattactccctctgtcccactttacctgtcatatttactattcattagtcaaaccaactcttccttctttgcttattttctttagtatatttttattatttttaaatttaatttttttgtgtttaatagtacttttaatgtagtttctaaatatataaattttatatattaatgctaaacttaataatataaaaaattagattaaaaattacttcagtcaagcctcgttaaacgaaccagacaaccattttgggacggaggtagtattttttttgttgtaactactaatttatttaatttaataagagtaatagagcgTTGTACTTAgtttacttacttttgaataatatatactctaacatattcgtagtatatattcaacaattatgccaactttgattgggatgaggttcgaacctaagaccttacttatagaaattaatgggtaagttaaaagttaacagaatattaacggaaaaaagaatatttaatgaaaaatcatataattaaggataaattaggaaatctcagagaaaaaaatataaatctaaacaatctgaaccatccatttgatttaataatttgaccgtcatttttccTACctattataggcctaactttctttggctcttattagtatactagtttttcttatgcgcgatgcgcaaaaaataggtgcccaatattaatattatatatattaaaattttaaatttatttagattttagatatttaaattattttaaataataataataatttaaaatttttataaattttatatttatattttaagaaataactaacttataactctaatatataatgtgtatattattattattattattattattattattattattattattattactaggctaaagtgtcatctagtaccatgaactatatccaattattcatgccgcaccttgaactttcatatcgtatatatcgagccacaaaccaaaaaaaaaatcacttagaacttttagcaggtttccctgtcttcctgctgacatggtgCAGGTTTCCAACTGATGtgacatttcttttaaccttatgttttccatgtaagcatttacatattaaaaataaaaacaaaaaacaaaaaacaaaaacaaaaaccgaagaccaaacaaaaaaaatagcatttctataaatttggaaaattgaaaaaatactaaacaaaaaattagtcaaaaaatataaattctgaaaaaaaaattgaaacattggaattgcaaaattgaaaagtatacattatgaaaataaagagaaaaaaattctgtttattttaatataataatttttttttaattttaaatatgtaaacgcttacatggacaatATAAGGTTAAGAGAAATGTCACATCAGaagccatgtcagcaggaagatagggaaacctgctaaaagttctaggcgaAACTTTTTTATTGGTTTGTgactcgatatatacgatatgaaagttcatggtgcgacatgaataatcGAATATAGTTCATGCTGCTatatgacactttagccttattattattgaagaaaataagaaaatatatagtagatgcatgtgcatggtaacaataatggaaaaaataacggtaggggtatgtttgtctaatatattgtgaagtacaacttttatagcataatgtacaaaaaaacttaatggaaaaaacggacataaatgaagggtataaccttcattcacacttattatgtttttagatatagtAGATAGGTGTATTCAAAAAAAGATATAGTAGATAGGTAGTAGATAAATATAGATGTTGttaaagtgattttgatataataaagagaataaagtGTGAATTTTCTATCTTGAGAACTGAATCGGAACTTAGTTAAAACTTAGATACCAAACTCATAGTTTtcccaaaaataaattaaaaaaaaaaagagtaatatcaataatttttttttaaaggagacTTGAGAAAGTCATAAGTGAACATCcaaatccaaattaaataaGCCAGGGAAGATTACCGCTAAGGGATGAgtcaattcaaattttaaaaagtaaaaagggaaaataaagGTTAGCTTCTTATACACGCAAGAAATAGACAAAGCACCCAccactactttctcaaccaaatgaggCCAATATCGGCTCGCCTCCATTGAGGCGAGAACCCACCCCTCTCATGCAGgggtgcaatcgggtgccactagaccacacgGTCTTtgatacatttagtatattttttttctagaaaatttcAAATTGCATGCATCGCAATCTAATGCGACATTTGACTACAATCGCTATTTTGCACCATGGTCGCTCAGTAAGAATTGAAGTTACCGTTGAAGACATGCACTTCACTACGGGAAGTTTAAATTTCATGATAGAGAAGATTTATATCCTAGAGACATTGTACTTTTTTAGAAATATTGGTTTCTTCACTTTTGAAACTTTTTTCTACTATGGCTACAATAACACCATCTACTTCAACAGCAAGATGAAACTAGAGCGAAATCGTTGTGGGAAATACATAACATCTTGCCATTATGAACAAAGTAACATTACACTATAATCCATAAACTATAGATTATACACTTAACTacgtatatttttttttttttttttttttttttttttttgggttacattttagaccaaataacttgtcatttaataaacTACAAAGACGACACCATTCTTGGTATATTGATTTCTCTGCACCTTCAGCGTAAGAAACAATATACATTAGCGTATACATTCAACTTCCATCAAAAtggtatttttatttactaatttCTTCTTGCATTTCTCTAGCATGATTTATTTCTTGTGTACATTTCTCAACAATTCGGACATCTTCAGTGACACTTTAAAGCTAATTGTTTGAAATCGAAACTAGTTCTACTTTGATACAACATTATTCACTCAACTGTGGGAGGAAATAGCAACATATTTACAAATTGATGCAACATATGATGTTGTATTATTCAATATAGAGGACAACGTCATACTAATGATGTTGATTGGTAAATGTAATGTTGAGAATATTTATTCATGGTCGGTTGAATATTACATTCATAATAACATGTATCATGTATGGTGAATTTAACTTGTTAAATGAATCAGAATTATAAACACAACAATTTATCATTCTCTTTTATTTGCAACCATATTATTgacatattcatttttaaaaattttacgtaataagtaatatatatatatatatatatatatatatatatatatatatatatatatatatatatatactattttataaaattattttatgttattaaattacaactaaagaataattattaatcttatctaaatacaaaaaattgtagTAACCGCCACGTCATCATACATTCAGGCAAACATATCATTTTGAGTTGAATTGCCTGAGTTTGTGCTGTTCAAAgaccaattgcattttttttgagttcgacgacttaattgcattttggtgtgCGATTAAGTGacttatttgacctttattcctatatatactaaataatgaacatttagtattcaaataacatgcaataaaaaatgaacatttagtgtattaaaaatatactttaggTAActggtccaccttacaaggtggactatATTCCATGATATAAATAACTAAGTTTGTGAATATGCTTATTTTCGGTTTATGGAAAcacaataaatttataatgaaataatattttgttgaatagacttattttttgtttgttaatgctCGATATCTTTTAATGGGGTTTGGTATTAGGTTATTTTCATGTTTGACATTTGAGTTTTGTATAAATCCCAAACATAACGATGTTGATATAGGCACTAGGCAGGCAAttgaattttatataaatgCAGGCAACATAATGGTGTTGTTGTAGGCaggcatatatataatatatatagtcccaacaatgagcatatatatatatatatatatatcatattatttgagagagagagagagaggtacAGAGTCAACTAACCATGGCCGACGCTCTCATCTCCATCGTTGTGGATCAGCTGTTCAACATCCTCAAGGACCAAGTCGAGGAGCTAAGAGCCGCGATGGGTGTGGAGAAGGAGATCACAAGCCTCTCATCAAAGCTGAAGAAAATGAGGGAGGTATTAGATGATGCAGAGAAGAGAAGCTTCAAGGAGAATGGCGTCAAGCTCTGGGTCGATACGATCCAAGACTTCTCCTACGAAGTGGACAACGTTCTGGATGAGTGGCGCACCAGAATCCTCACACAACAGATCGAGAGGTCCGAGGTTGCAGCTCCGGTAATTCGTAGAAAAACAATAGGTTGCTCCTCTTTCCTGCCTTCATGTTTCCATTTCAAAAAGCTGGTTGTGCATCGAGACATCGCGCTGAAAATAAAGGAACTCGATTCCAGGCTTGATCAGATTGTGAAAGAGAAAGAGCAGTACAATTTTCTCGCTGTAACGCACACTTCTGATCAGGAATCGAAACGGGTCACCACTACTTCGTTTGGTGTGGATACATCAGAGATTCAGGGTCGGGATATTGATGCCAGTGATTTAATAAGAGAGTTGGTGAAGAAAGATGATGGAGAAGAAGCAATAATAAGAAATGGCCCCCCTGTTATTTCCATAGTGGGCACTGGAGGGATAGGGAAAACTACACTTGCTCAACTGGTCTTTGGGGATGAACAGATAAAGGCTCATTTTGATGAAAGGGTGTGGATTTGTGTTTCGCACCCTTTCGACGAGATCAAGGTTGCGAAAGCCTTTGTTGAGTCAATGACTAAAAGCTCCACAAATCTGTCTCAGCTGCAAGTGCTACTGGAAAGAATCCAAACCAGTTTGTCCAACAAAAGGTTCCTGATTGTGTTGGATGATGTGTGGACAGAGCAGTCTGCAAAGTGGGAGCCATTTAAGAACTCTCTCAAGGTTGGACTCCCCGGGAGTAGAATCTTGTTGACCTCGAGGAGCGAGCGGGTTGCAAGAGTGATGGGAACTGTGTATATGCATCGGTTGGATCAAATATCCGACTCGGATGCTTGGTTGCTGCTTAGCAGGATTGCATTTTCTGGGAGAAGGGAAGAGGATTGTGAGAAACTGAAAGATATTGGCCAGAAAATTGCTCAAAAGTGCAAAGGACTTCCACTTGCTGTTAAGGCCATGGGGAGCCTGCTTTGTTTCAAAAACACTGAGGAGGAATGGCAAAATGTTTTTGACAGTAAAATTTGGGAGTTGGAGGAAGTGACAACAGATCTCTTTCCTCATTTGTATCTTAGCTATGATGATTTAACCCCAAAGATGAAGCGATGCTTATCATATTGTTCCATCTTTCCCAAGGATTATGATATACAAGTAGATAAGCTCATCAGAATTTGGATGGCACAAGGTTATCTGACAACAACAACTGGAAGTGATCACAATCAGATGGAACTAAAAGGCCGGGAGTTATTTGGGGATTTAGCAATGCGTTCTTTCTTCCAAGATTTGGAGAAAGATGACATGGATTCCAACACTATCATATCTTGCAAAATGCATGACATAGTGCATGATTTTACCGAGTTCCTTACCAGAAATGAATGCCACAGTATCGACCAGCACGAGGATAAGGTCAAGATTGAAAATCTACGCCATCTGTCATGGCAGAAATCGGGAAGGCCTGTGAATCCTGCCTCAGTTTGTGACATTGGAAAGCTTCGCAGCTTTTTCGCAGAATACCTTTCTCCAAAAGAACTTACTCCTAATCTGTTCAATGGTCTGAAGTCTGTGAGAGTATTAGGATTGCACGGCTGTGAATTGCATGAACTCCCAAAGGAGATAGGAAATTTGCTTCATCTAAGGTACATTGATTTAAGTTACAGCCAGGTAGAAGAGTTACCTGACGCAATTTGCTCTTTGTACAACTTGCAAACATTAGATCTTGAAGGGTGTAGGCATCTTTCTAGACTACCTGAAAGAATTGACAAATTGATAAACTTGAGACACCTTAACATCAGAGACACCCCTAGGTTGGAGATCTTGCCTCAAGGTATAGCAAAGCTAACTCAGCTTTGTACTTTGAGTGACTTTGTGGTGGGGAAAGAGTCAACTAATTTGGGATACATGGAGAAGTTGAACCAACTCCAAGGGAATCTGTCAATTCATGTTATTGGTGATCTGAACAATGCAGCAGACGTTGAGGAAGCCGAGAATGCAGACTTGAAAAACAAGAAGCACCTCAAAGAATTGCGTTTCAATTTCTTTTGGGAAAGTGAGGTGAGAGTAGATGTGATGGAAGCTCTAAAACCACCTCCAAAACTGCAAAGCTTGATAATTGATGGATACAGAGGAATCCAATTACCCTCCTGGATCACACTGTCCCTCGATAATCTACGAGTTCTTGAAATCAACGAGTGCTTTAATTGTTCGTGTTTGCCTCCACTAGGAAAACTGCCTTGTCTCGAAACTCTTTGCGTACGCCTTATGGACGAGCTAAAATATGTTGGGAGTGAGTTTCTGGGAGTAGCAGAAGTAGGTGGTGTTGCTTTTCCAAAGCTGAAGAAATTGCATTTCTCATATTGTTCAGAGTGGAAGGAGTGGCAAGAGTTGAAGAAAGAAGCAGCAATTGAGTCAAAAATAATGCCATGTTTGAGGGAGTTAGAAGTAGATTGTTGCAGAAAACTGAAGACAGTGCCCCATCACTTGGTAAGTAGGACACCACCACTGGAGTCTTTGAAGATCAAGGGCTGTCCTAGTTTGAAACTTGATTACAGTGACATGTCTCACATTCCACATTCTACTCTTCATATGTGAATTGTGTCTTTTTTAGTCATACAACAAGatatttaagtttaattttgggATACAATGTTATTCCAAAGTTGCATCCCATGGTAAGTAAGACCTATTAAGACTCTACTATTATACTTGTAGTAAGACACTTATTATTGTGCATTCTATGTATTTATGTACTGTACAATTCTACTGTGAATATCATTTTGGAATTGTGGTTCTCATTTGGTATAGTAGTCTCGGGTTTCTCATGACTTAAACATGTCCGGATATACAGGATCACTACCGACACACTTGTTGTGTCTTAGGTCTACAATTGTTGGtctattattgttatattaggtttattatttttatttttagaaatatggaagccttataaaatatataacatgtacaTCTTAAATAGATACCAAGTATATTTAAAGCCTACAATAGGGTATCTTTTAACTATTAaatcaatcattattccatggatcatggtctacacatttgtgtgaaccataaataaaaagtacattttaaatatactaaaagtacattatttgtatacataaagtatataatttaaaaatacatgattttttatatattatcaagtacacaaataatgtacttttagtatattaaaaatgtatattgcattcatggtccacacaataatttgccctatgAAATAGGCCTTAAGCTTTAGTCCAAGTCATGCCTATTGTAGGCTCAAACTTGGGCCTTAAAAAAAGGCTGAATGGCTGCATACAAGCTCGAGCCTCAAGTTTTCATAGCAGGTCTAGacctaattttctaaaattcAGCCCTGCCTAGCCTTTTTCTTTCCCTAGCTGCAGCACCAGCTTCCTTACATGCGATGTGCATTCAATAGGACCAGGCCATCCTTTTCATGTTGATTTTGTCTCTCTTAGAGGAGATAATGTATCTTGCCGTCGGCCGTTCAACCTCCAAGCAAGTTTGGGAGTCGATCAAAAGGACCTTTGGCTCATCAATGCGGGCTTGTGTTCTCCGGCTACTCGAGCACCTCCAAGCTCTCCAGCAAGGTGATGACTCAATTGCGGATTACCTTGGTTGTGTGCAGATACTTGTGGAGGATCTTGCGTTTGCTGGCCGACCAATCCCCCTTAATGATTAGAATAGGTATGTTTTCCATGGCCTCCATTCGGAGTTTCAGCCCCTCGTGGCGTTCTTGACAATGAAGGCCGAGCTGGTCACTCTTGCCAAGCTTCATGGTGAGTGGTGTGAGTGACATTAATTTGAACCACAAAATTATCATATtctaacaatctccaccttggatcaaattCACTGTAAAAATTAGCATCTGGGACCACGGACTAAACTCAAGCACTGCATGAACTTAGCAATTGGAATGAGCATATGCAGAacatccaaaaactcttaactagtactgtcaaagtgggccggcctgccccattaggcccgccccaccgcgaGCCTAATTTCTAGCGGGtcggcccgttaggcccgcgggctaggatTCATACAACCCTAGCTAATTTAATTTCATGTTAAATTAgctaaaaaaaactataaagatgacaaaaatgaaatatcaaatatatatatatatatatatatatatatatatatatatatatatatgtatgtatatatgtgtatatatatatatatgtatatatgtgtgtatatatatatatatatatatatatatatatatatttatttatttattattttgtaattagtGAGTATTTAGCCCGCGACTCGCCCTATTAGGCCCGCATTTTCGCGGGCCTattttttcatgaccctaacccgccccatgGTAGAGCGggtgcgggccggcccgcgtgtttcggcccactttgacagtactactcTTAATATAGAGTAGCcaacaggattacctgaccaaacttcCTCTAGAATATTGAAATCGATGATGAATGTGGAgatctatttaccaaatagcAAGTAGTAGAAACGGCCTCGGCCCAAAAATCACGCCGTTTCCATAACCCAacattagagagcatacaatgagctctctctaacagagccctgttcatacgttcggcgacaccattctgctggggttttCCAGGCAAGGTCTTGTGCCTGGCAATTCCTTGTGCTGCACAGAACTCATTGAAATCTGACTCACAAAACTCCAAGTCATTGTCTGTCCTgagcttcttgacctttttccctgtctgagtctcaacaagtatttttcactttttgaaACTAGAAAATGCttgatttttgtgtttcaaGAAATAGACTCAAACcttacgagaaaagtcatcaattaTAGACATAAAATATGTACAACCTCCCATAGACTGGAATTTAGTTggtccccataaatcagaatgtatatattccaatacacctttggtacggtgtgtagcagtagagaaactagCTCTCTTTTGTTTCtcaaaaacacaatgctcacaaaattgtaatttacccgtAGCTGAACCACATAggaggcctttcttgctcaggatatgcatgcctttctcactcatagTTAAATGATATCAGCATCAGACACCGATGAGGATATCGCTACTGAACCTGTCACagtactgccatgcaacacgtacaagcttccagaacgagaagctttcatgAGAACAAGAGAGCCTTTTATAACCTTCAGAACTCCACATTCAGCTATGTACTTGCaccccagagattccaaggtgcccaatgaaattagattgcgtttcaaattaggaatataccgaacattggtaagagtcctgataacgttatcatgagttttaatctgcacacttccaattccactaaccttgcattgggtatcattacccatcaagacaactTCACCATCAACTGGTTCCAAAGAGATGAACCAATCTATCATATCAAAGAAACCTCTGTCTATTGATAACCAAGAGCCCATGATAggggatcaatatataattaggtaCGCTGACTGCATACTTAATGAAGATCGTTTCTCAGCATTAAGGGGAGATAAGAGTCCAATAGTTAATAGAATGTCGAGAAATTTCATGGAGTGGAAAGAGCTTCGTTATTTAAAATCCACGTACTAGTTAGACTGAACTGGAAGTTCAAGTGATAATCAATCTGCCAAATATATCTATTGATAATACTGATCATaaaagagtgactaggtccTTTAAACTTTTCCCAACTTGGAccaaatattttcataaattacTCCTTGATGCTAGAAGTGTAGGAGATCTATCAGTTTAAAAGATATGAGTTAtaatactagatctagtaaatAAACTTTGTCACTCTTGAAATATCTTGAAATATATTGATGAATTATGTTCTGAAGACATTCGTCTTGAAGGAAAAAATCCCCAGTAAACTTATAGGTAtaccaaataattataatactgGATGCGGAACGGCCAGATCAAAATATCTTTAAGAAATTACCACAATCTGGTTGATTTAGAAATTGccatgaattttataaatatgggagaaatttatgaaaatattaatagttgtcgacaacacaattgcctTTACAAATTGCTCTATGATATAATAATTTGGATCCAGAGTTAGGCACCAGAAAGTGTCATTaatatttaacatataaatgAGCAATTAAGGCGTAGGTCAACTCGCTAAAATAAATT
It includes:
- the LOC116031835 gene encoding putative disease resistance protein RGA3, with amino-acid sequence MADALISIVVDQLFNILKDQVEELRAAMGVEKEITSLSSKLKKMREVLDDAEKRSFKENGVKLWVDTIQDFSYEVDNVLDEWRTRILTQQIERSEVAAPVIRRKTIGCSSFLPSCFHFKKLVVHRDIALKIKELDSRLDQIVKEKEQYNFLAVTHTSDQESKRVTTTSFGVDTSEIQGRDIDASDLIRELVKKDDGEEAIIRNGPPVISIVGTGGIGKTTLAQLVFGDEQIKAHFDERVWICVSHPFDEIKVAKAFVESMTKSSTNLSQLQVLLERIQTSLSNKRFLIVLDDVWTEQSAKWEPFKNSLKVGLPGSRILLTSRSERVARVMGTVYMHRLDQISDSDAWLLLSRIAFSGRREEDCEKLKDIGQKIAQKCKGLPLAVKAMGSLLCFKNTEEEWQNVFDSKIWELEEVTTDLFPHLYLSYDDLTPKMKRCLSYCSIFPKDYDIQVDKLIRIWMAQGYLTTTTGSDHNQMELKGRELFGDLAMRSFFQDLEKDDMDSNTIISCKMHDIVHDFTEFLTRNECHSIDQHEDKVKIENLRHLSWQKSGRPVNPASVCDIGKLRSFFAEYLSPKELTPNLFNGLKSVRVLGLHGCELHELPKEIGNLLHLRYIDLSYSQVEELPDAICSLYNLQTLDLEGCRHLSRLPERIDKLINLRHLNIRDTPRLEILPQGIAKLTQLCTLSDFVVGKESTNLGYMEKLNQLQGNLSIHVIGDLNNAADVEEAENADLKNKKHLKELRFNFFWESEVRVDVMEALKPPPKLQSLIIDGYRGIQLPSWITLSLDNLRVLEINECFNCSCLPPLGKLPCLETLCVRLMDELKYVGSEFLGVAEVGGVAFPKLKKLHFSYCSEWKEWQELKKEAAIESKIMPCLRELEVDCCRKLKTVPHHLVSRTPPLESLKIKGCPSLKLDYSDMSHIPHSTLHM